In a genomic window of Allomeiothermus silvanus DSM 9946:
- a CDS encoding TrkA C-terminal domain-containing protein, whose amino-acid sequence MIELLEANPILLLFLVAAVGFLVGQLRVGGFSLGVAAVLFVGLGFGAVSPELRLPEFVYQFGLVLFVYTIALASGPGFFTALGRRGIRDNLLVLGVLLTLGILTAWLAYLFRLESPFASGLFAGALTNTPALAGVLETLKAQGARDAVLGQPVAAYALAYPIGVIGMLLALHLAWRMWGQTPHPEESETEKLESRTLEVTHPELTGLTLDELVRAKRWYVVFGRHKSGGVLQVARGDVRLQVGDRISVIGSPAELDRVGEALGRFVPEALEQSR is encoded by the coding sequence ATGATCGAACTGCTAGAGGCCAATCCGATCCTGCTTTTGTTTCTGGTAGCCGCTGTCGGTTTTCTGGTGGGCCAGCTTCGGGTGGGCGGGTTCAGCCTGGGGGTGGCGGCGGTGTTATTTGTGGGGCTGGGCTTTGGAGCGGTCTCTCCCGAGCTACGCCTGCCCGAATTCGTTTACCAGTTCGGTCTGGTGCTATTCGTCTACACCATCGCCCTGGCCAGCGGACCGGGCTTTTTCACCGCGCTGGGGCGGCGGGGTATCCGGGACAACCTGCTGGTGTTGGGGGTTCTGCTGACCCTAGGCATCCTGACTGCCTGGCTGGCTTACCTGTTTAGGCTCGAGTCCCCCTTTGCCAGCGGCCTCTTTGCTGGGGCGCTCACCAATACACCTGCCTTAGCCGGGGTACTCGAGACCCTCAAGGCGCAGGGGGCCCGCGATGCCGTCTTGGGCCAGCCGGTAGCGGCCTACGCCCTGGCTTACCCGATCGGGGTGATCGGGATGCTGTTGGCGCTACACCTGGCTTGGCGGATGTGGGGCCAAACCCCGCACCCGGAAGAGTCCGAAACCGAGAAACTCGAGTCCCGCACGCTTGAGGTCACCCATCCCGAGCTCACCGGGCTGACCCTCGACGAGCTGGTGCGGGCCAAGCGCTGGTACGTGGTCTTCGGACGGCACAAAAGCGGTGGGGTTTTGCAGGTAGCCCGGGGGGATGTGCGGCTCCAAGTCGGTGATCGGATCTCAGTGATCGGTTCGCCTGCTGAACTCGACCGCGTTGGAGAAGCCCTGGGACGCTTCGTGCCGGAGGCGCTCGAGCAGAGCCGCTAG
- a CDS encoding SPOR domain-containing protein — protein sequence MGWLRDNWLDAVIFVLFALVVAGVVLFLTGVNPFARPPASPAQATPAQTPPPASQTPPQTPTTANPPVQVIPVLPKAPSETPPPAPAPAATQPTPANPSPAVTPAPRPAPATGSWRVAVGAFSDAANANRLADSLRAQGYAVQLEPAGSVTRVVLGPFPSEERARAVAQGLSQYETRVYRGTVPTNPPSSMNNPSRYLQVGAFRNSVSAEALVSQLKAAGYPVVLAREGELIRVRVGPLSEDRLEATKSALRGLGLSPLEVR from the coding sequence ATGGGTTGGTTACGAGATAATTGGCTCGATGCGGTAATCTTCGTGCTATTCGCGCTGGTGGTGGCTGGGGTGGTATTGTTTCTGACCGGGGTCAACCCCTTCGCCCGTCCACCGGCCAGTCCGGCTCAGGCCACCCCCGCCCAGACCCCCCCTCCGGCTTCACAAACTCCCCCCCAGACCCCTACGACGGCCAATCCCCCGGTCCAGGTTATTCCAGTGTTGCCGAAGGCCCCCAGCGAGACCCCACCGCCCGCCCCCGCGCCTGCAGCGACCCAGCCCACCCCGGCCAACCCCAGCCCTGCGGTAACTCCGGCACCGCGCCCTGCTCCGGCTACCGGGAGCTGGCGGGTAGCAGTAGGGGCTTTCTCCGATGCCGCGAACGCTAACCGCCTGGCAGACTCTTTACGAGCCCAGGGTTACGCGGTGCAACTTGAGCCCGCGGGTAGCGTGACTCGGGTGGTGCTGGGACCGTTCCCCAGCGAGGAGCGGGCTCGAGCGGTAGCCCAGGGGCTATCCCAGTACGAGACTCGGGTTTACCGAGGGACTGTCCCGACCAATCCCCCATCTTCGATGAACAATCCTAGCCGTTACTTACAGGTGGGGGCTTTTCGCAACAGCGTTAGCGCCGAGGCGCTGGTGTCGCAACTTAAAGCTGCCGGTTACCCGGTGGTGCTAGCCCGCGAAGGCGAGTTGATTAGGGTCCGTGTAGGGCCCTTGAGCGAGGATCGTCTCGAGGCAACCAAATCGGCTTTGCGTGGATTGGGCCTGTCTCCTTTGGAGGTTCGCTGA
- a CDS encoding GNAT family N-acetyltransferase — translation MVKDWPSCGRVSLKPFTEGLTEEEWRRFYECFRDPEIAEWNGSKPLKMPLWLFKRVVMGEVSRGDRVGYGILDEKGEWLGTVELYEMSRSEATLGILIGAKDRWGQGYGTEAVRAVLEHAFTRLGLNRVKLKTFRHNLRAQRAFQKAGFRTVAVVPAGMRLGFNFGPRLEDVLMEITREEWLAQKQQPSPRGDGREHKL, via the coding sequence ATGGTCAAGGACTGGCCCTCCTGCGGCAGGGTGTCGCTCAAGCCCTTTACTGAGGGACTCACCGAGGAGGAGTGGCGGCGTTTTTACGAGTGTTTCCGCGATCCGGAAATCGCCGAGTGGAACGGCAGCAAGCCGCTGAAGATGCCCTTGTGGCTGTTCAAGCGGGTGGTGATGGGCGAGGTGAGCCGGGGGGATCGGGTCGGCTACGGCATCCTCGACGAGAAGGGGGAGTGGCTGGGCACTGTCGAGCTGTACGAGATGAGCCGCAGCGAGGCCACCTTGGGCATCTTGATCGGGGCCAAGGACCGCTGGGGCCAGGGCTACGGCACCGAGGCGGTACGGGCGGTGCTCGAGCATGCCTTCACCCGCCTGGGCCTGAACCGCGTCAAGCTCAAGACCTTCCGCCACAACCTACGGGCCCAGCGCGCGTTCCAGAAAGCCGGGTTCCGCACGGTCGCGGTGGTTCCGGCGGGGATGCGGCTGGGCTTCAACTTTGGTCCCCGCCTGGAGGACGTGCTGATGGAGATTACCCGCGAGGAGTGGCTGGCTCAGAAGCAGCAGCCATCGCCGCGCGGCGATGGCCGGGAGCACAAGCTGTGA
- a CDS encoding redox-sensing transcriptional repressor Rex, translating into MAKVPSAAISRLVTYLRILEDLEAAGVNRTSSEQLAEEAQVTAFQVRKDLSYFGSYGTRGVGYTVQVLRRELRQILGLNRRWGLCIVGMGRIGQALADYPGFSSTFELKGFFDIDPAKHHLSFGGIPVQGMEELPRAVAERHIELGLIAVPGQMAQSVADQLVESGIKGILNFAPVVLEVPKDVAVENVDFLAGLSRLSFFALNPKWREEMVG; encoded by the coding sequence ATGGCTAAGGTTCCTAGTGCTGCGATTTCGCGCTTGGTGACGTATTTACGTATTTTGGAAGACCTCGAGGCGGCGGGCGTCAATCGCACCTCGAGCGAGCAACTGGCCGAGGAAGCCCAGGTTACGGCTTTCCAGGTACGTAAAGACCTCTCGTACTTCGGCAGCTATGGTACGCGAGGGGTGGGCTACACGGTACAAGTCTTGCGCCGCGAGTTGCGCCAGATCCTGGGGCTCAACCGCCGCTGGGGGCTTTGCATTGTGGGTATGGGCCGCATCGGCCAGGCTTTGGCTGATTACCCGGGCTTTAGTTCGACCTTTGAACTCAAGGGGTTTTTTGATATTGACCCGGCCAAACACCACCTCAGCTTCGGCGGGATTCCGGTGCAGGGGATGGAGGAATTACCGCGTGCTGTAGCCGAGCGCCACATTGAACTGGGCTTAATTGCAGTGCCTGGTCAAATGGCCCAGAGTGTTGCTGATCAGCTAGTAGAATCCGGCATTAAGGGGATCCTCAACTTCGCCCCGGTGGTGCTGGAGGTGCCCAAGGACGTGGCCGTGGAAAATGTAGACTTTCTGGCCGGTTTGTCGAGGTTGAGTTTTTTTGCCTTGAATCCTAAATGGCGAGAGGAGATGGTTGGATGA
- a CDS encoding polyprenyl synthetase family protein, whose amino-acid sequence MSVKVVTSDLEPLLNTFEEYLRELVRSDVEFIRLIEDDLVTAGGKRVRPQLAFLASRALGGVPYEMELALAVELLHSTTLLHDDLVDDAETRRGHVAAFRKYGNAVSVLAGDYLLSRLLYLLSITGRMELVYMFSEVARELAESEVLQFQIAALGDYSFEAYERIITGKTASLMRLACEGAAVLGNAPSEWRQALADFGLFYGQAFQMRDDYLDLMGTPETLGKPIGGDVREGKLTAITLRLLDIYPQETLEILHRRGADPEDIEILRKLAVAAGVDREVVQSIQGRIDRAVAALSALPPSPSREALEVLAKREASRLT is encoded by the coding sequence ATGAGCGTGAAGGTTGTCACCAGCGATCTCGAGCCCCTCTTGAACACGTTCGAGGAGTACCTGCGCGAGCTGGTGCGGTCGGATGTGGAGTTTATCCGCCTGATTGAGGACGACCTGGTGACAGCCGGGGGCAAGCGAGTACGCCCCCAGCTCGCCTTCTTGGCCTCTCGTGCGCTTGGGGGTGTTCCCTACGAGATGGAATTGGCCCTGGCGGTTGAGTTGCTGCACTCTACTACGCTTCTTCACGATGATCTGGTAGACGACGCCGAAACCCGCCGGGGGCACGTCGCAGCCTTCCGCAAATATGGCAATGCGGTCTCGGTGCTGGCGGGAGACTACCTGCTCTCGAGGCTGCTGTACTTGCTCTCGATTACCGGCCGGATGGAGTTGGTGTACATGTTCTCTGAAGTCGCCCGTGAGCTGGCGGAAAGCGAGGTGCTCCAGTTCCAGATCGCTGCGTTAGGCGACTACTCCTTTGAAGCCTATGAGCGGATCATCACCGGCAAAACCGCCTCGCTGATGCGCCTGGCTTGCGAGGGGGCAGCGGTGCTGGGCAATGCCCCCAGCGAGTGGCGGCAGGCCCTGGCAGACTTTGGCCTTTTCTATGGCCAGGCTTTCCAGATGCGCGATGATTATCTAGATCTCATGGGGACGCCGGAAACTCTGGGTAAACCCATTGGCGGAGATGTGCGCGAAGGTAAACTCACCGCCATCACCCTGCGCTTGCTGGATATCTATCCGCAGGAGACCTTGGAGATCCTCCACCGCCGGGGGGCAGACCCAGAGGACATCGAGATCTTGCGCAAGCTGGCGGTGGCTGCGGGGGTGGATCGGGAGGTGGTGCAGTCCATTCAGGGGCGGATAGACCGGGCCGTCGCCGCACTTTCGGCGCTGCCGCCTAGCCCCAGTCGGGAAGCCCTCGAGGTCTTAGCTAAGCGGGAGGCCTCGCGCCTAACCTGA
- a CDS encoding class I SAM-dependent methyltransferase has product MAFPNRRFHDPRIVLEIVSSLSLPERLRILDLGCGNGLLTLDLARAFPHAEVLGLDPTVSQIGLARENHAKEPLGNVRFAVGNAASQMLPGSRFDLVVMLQVVQFMDHPPSEFRRIRKLLAPDGRVLFSTGVLPQEELGRSFARRLTERFIGAKFWLSELEWRNLLAEAGFAVESLRYDPWRLSEVSEARKAILHEELERTGFSLEQVQPWMVAGYFVVRAATQPG; this is encoded by the coding sequence ATGGCGTTCCCAAACCGGCGCTTCCACGACCCTAGGATTGTCCTCGAGATCGTCTCGAGCCTCAGTTTGCCCGAGCGTCTGCGCATCCTTGACCTTGGCTGTGGCAACGGCCTGCTGACCCTAGACCTGGCTCGAGCCTTTCCCCATGCGGAGGTGCTGGGCCTCGATCCGACCGTTTCGCAGATCGGGTTGGCCCGAGAGAATCACGCCAAAGAGCCCCTGGGGAACGTCCGCTTCGCCGTCGGAAACGCAGCCAGCCAAATGCTACCGGGCTCGCGCTTTGATCTGGTGGTGATGCTCCAGGTCGTGCAGTTCATGGACCATCCCCCTTCCGAGTTCCGCCGAATCCGCAAACTCCTTGCGCCGGATGGGCGGGTCCTGTTCAGCACCGGGGTGCTTCCCCAGGAAGAGCTGGGCCGGAGCTTTGCGAGACGGCTGACCGAGCGCTTCATCGGTGCGAAGTTCTGGCTGTCTGAACTCGAGTGGCGAAACCTTTTGGCGGAAGCCGGGTTCGCGGTCGAATCCCTCCGCTATGACCCTTGGCGGCTCTCCGAGGTGAGCGAGGCGCGCAAAGCCATTTTGCACGAAGAGTTGGAGCGTACCGGATTTAGCCTCGAGCAGGTGCAGCCGTGGATGGTAGCCGGGTATTTCGTCGTCCGAGCGGCTACCCAACCTGGCTGA
- a CDS encoding NADH-quinone oxidoreductase subunit 15 — translation MSVAHLINHHHDEMLYDAWVQVLEWMRQYAAEKGVRFEKESDFPDFIYRMERPYELPTTIMAASLSDEAGEPFLIASVSPRHAEMKRIELRVPGAMLHWHAHWEDGRGLVIGGKLPLDKVRLYQLADRAREAKGIRS, via the coding sequence ATGAGTGTTGCTCACCTAATCAACCATCACCACGACGAGATGCTGTATGACGCTTGGGTCCAGGTGCTCGAGTGGATGCGCCAGTATGCGGCCGAAAAGGGGGTGCGCTTCGAGAAAGAGTCCGACTTCCCCGATTTCATCTATCGTATGGAGCGCCCCTATGAGCTACCCACTACCATCATGGCGGCTTCCTTGTCGGATGAGGCAGGAGAACCTTTTCTTATCGCTTCGGTCTCACCCCGCCACGCCGAGATGAAGCGCATTGAGCTGCGGGTACCGGGGGCTATGCTGCACTGGCACGCCCACTGGGAAGACGGGCGGGGTCTGGTAATAGGTGGGAAGCTTCCGCTCGATAAGGTCCGGTTATACCAATTAGCAGACCGTGCTCGAGAAGCCAAGGGCATCCGCTCTTAA
- a CDS encoding 2-hydroxyacid dehydrogenase → MRLDPLVLLVPERAAKYLGTLPDSVEVVYVGQEGAPSARALEAEFLVAGYGRGRMTELIPQLPRLRVVQTISAGVDWILPLIPPGVTLCNGSGIHDTPVAEWVVAALLALTKRFPDFRDLQREGLWKAQTVGDLEGSTVLILGYGSIGQAVEKRLEGFGVHLLRIARTPREGVYDLSALPHLLPQADSVVLLLPLTDETKGIVGRDFLNRMKPGALLINAGRGGLVDTPALIEALTARRLRAALDVTDPEPLPEDHPLWALPEVFITPHVAGASPKLFERAYALVREQVRRYLTGEPLLNVVEHGY, encoded by the coding sequence GTGAGGCTGGATCCGCTGGTTTTGCTCGTCCCTGAGCGGGCCGCAAAGTACCTGGGAACCCTGCCCGACTCGGTGGAGGTGGTGTACGTGGGCCAGGAAGGTGCCCCTTCGGCTCGAGCCCTCGAGGCCGAGTTTTTGGTGGCCGGGTATGGCCGGGGCCGCATGACCGAGCTGATCCCCCAGCTTCCTCGGCTCCGGGTGGTGCAAACCATTTCGGCTGGGGTGGACTGGATTCTGCCGCTCATTCCTCCGGGGGTGACCCTCTGCAACGGCAGCGGGATCCACGACACCCCGGTGGCGGAGTGGGTGGTGGCCGCGCTGCTGGCCCTTACCAAGCGTTTCCCCGACTTTCGCGACCTGCAGAGAGAGGGCCTATGGAAGGCGCAGACTGTGGGAGACCTGGAGGGCTCTACCGTGCTCATCCTCGGCTACGGTTCGATTGGGCAAGCAGTGGAAAAGCGTCTGGAAGGTTTTGGGGTGCACCTGCTGCGTATTGCCAGAACCCCCCGCGAGGGCGTCTATGACCTCTCGGCCCTTCCCCACCTGCTCCCCCAAGCCGACAGCGTGGTGCTCCTGTTGCCGCTCACCGACGAGACCAAGGGCATCGTGGGCCGGGATTTCCTGAACCGGATGAAGCCCGGAGCCCTGCTCATCAACGCCGGGCGGGGTGGGCTGGTGGATACCCCAGCCCTCATCGAAGCCCTTACCGCTCGGCGCCTCCGGGCCGCCCTCGACGTGACCGACCCCGAGCCGCTGCCGGAAGACCACCCGCTGTGGGCTTTGCCGGAGGTGTTCATTACCCCGCACGTCGCGGGCGCCTCGCCTAAGCTCTTCGAGCGGGCTTACGCGCTGGTGCGCGAGCAAGTCCGCCGCTACCTGACCGGGGAGCCGCTCTTGAACGTGGTCGAACACGGGTACTGA
- a CDS encoding Glu/Leu/Phe/Val family dehydrogenase, whose translation MLRNAYRPPGESGLWDHFLERLERTLRVSRIHPETVEYLTHPRRTVEVSLPVKMDDGKVSFFTGYRVVHNISKGTACGGVRYHPGVSMGQTAGLAALMTLKAAVYNLPFGGSAGGIIVNPRALSRRELERLTRRYASELVELIGPEEDVLGPDVGTDAQVMAWFMDTYSMNTGQTVPGVVTGKPATLGGTLVIDDAGGQGLVILLTELARRQGWPLQGATLALQGFGQVGQAVAMAAVRAGLKVVAVTTSRGGVYNPDGLDIAALAAWPLGQTGIEPPATLELGRSISNDELLALPVDYLVPAATEMSIHAGNAASVEAKVIVEGANGAVTPEAEAILRGRGITVVPDILAGGGGLVASYLEWVQDLTMFFWEESEVRERLRESAVVALESVLQRSEQLDGDLRLGAYSIAIERVNEASRLRGVYP comes from the coding sequence ATGCTAAGAAACGCGTACCGTCCCCCCGGTGAATCCGGATTGTGGGATCACTTCCTAGAGCGCCTTGAGCGCACCTTGCGGGTTAGCCGCATCCATCCTGAAACCGTCGAGTACCTCACCCATCCGCGAAGAACCGTGGAGGTGTCGTTGCCGGTCAAGATGGATGATGGTAAGGTGAGTTTCTTCACCGGCTACCGGGTCGTGCATAACATCAGCAAGGGCACCGCTTGTGGCGGGGTGCGCTACCACCCCGGGGTCAGCATGGGGCAAACCGCGGGCCTGGCCGCCTTGATGACCCTCAAGGCTGCGGTGTACAACCTCCCCTTCGGCGGTTCGGCGGGAGGGATCATCGTGAATCCCCGCGCCCTCTCCCGGCGGGAACTCGAGCGCCTCACCCGGCGGTATGCTTCTGAGCTGGTTGAGCTGATCGGCCCGGAGGAGGACGTGCTGGGCCCCGACGTCGGTACCGACGCGCAGGTTATGGCCTGGTTCATGGATACCTATTCCATGAACACCGGTCAGACCGTGCCAGGGGTGGTCACCGGCAAGCCCGCGACCTTAGGGGGCACCTTGGTCATAGACGACGCGGGGGGGCAGGGACTGGTGATTTTGCTCACCGAGCTGGCCCGGCGCCAAGGATGGCCGCTTCAGGGGGCCACCCTGGCCCTCCAGGGGTTCGGACAAGTCGGCCAAGCCGTGGCGATGGCGGCGGTTCGGGCCGGGCTGAAGGTAGTGGCGGTCACTACTAGCCGGGGTGGCGTGTATAACCCAGATGGCCTCGATATAGCCGCGCTGGCTGCTTGGCCCCTAGGGCAAACCGGCATCGAGCCCCCCGCTACCCTGGAGCTAGGACGCTCCATCAGCAACGACGAACTCCTGGCCTTGCCGGTAGATTACCTGGTGCCAGCGGCTACAGAGATGAGCATCCACGCGGGGAATGCCGCCAGCGTAGAGGCTAAAGTGATCGTCGAAGGGGCCAACGGGGCGGTCACCCCCGAGGCCGAAGCCATCCTGCGAGGGCGGGGAATCACCGTGGTGCCGGACATCCTAGCCGGAGGCGGAGGTTTGGTGGCCAGCTACCTGGAGTGGGTGCAGGACCTCACCATGTTCTTCTGGGAAGAGTCCGAGGTGCGCGAGCGTCTGCGCGAGTCGGCGGTGGTGGCCTTAGAAAGTGTTTTGCAGCGCAGTGAGCAATTGGACGGCGATCTGCGCTTGGGAGCGTATAGCATCGCCATCGAGCGGGTAAATGAAGCCAGCCGCCTGCGGGGAGTGTACCCGTGA
- a CDS encoding Glu/Leu/Phe/Val family dehydrogenase — MKSEPLSYLSSENIGPWEIYLEQVDRVTPYLGKLAVLVDHLKRPKRCLIVDVPIHLDDGSVAYFEGYRVHHNTARGPAKGGVRYHPDVTLSEVMALAAWMTIKNAAVNLPYGGGKGGIRVDPRKLSPAEIERLTRRYTSEIGIIIGPDKDIPAPDMGTGPREMAWMMDTYSMNVGRTASGVVTGKPIAVGGSLGRQDATGRGVFVTAAAAAEKIGLPVEGSRVVVQGFGNVGNAAARIFHDAKAKVVALSDVTGAVRNDAGIDPYEVLKWVAVHGGVRGYPGAEAISSAELFEVPCEFLVPAALEKQITEHNAWKIQAKIIAEGANGPTTPAADDILNERGILVVPDVVANAGGVTVSYFEWVQDFNSYFWTEAEINQKLERIMRHAFEAVWQVAQDKKVSLRTAAYIVAATRVLEARALRGLYP; from the coding sequence ATGAAGAGCGAACCTCTTTCGTATCTGTCGAGCGAGAACATCGGCCCCTGGGAAATCTACCTCGAGCAGGTGGACCGGGTGACGCCCTACTTGGGCAAGTTGGCAGTGCTGGTGGACCATCTCAAACGGCCCAAGCGCTGCTTGATCGTGGATGTGCCGATCCACCTCGACGACGGCAGCGTGGCCTACTTCGAGGGCTACCGGGTACACCACAACACCGCGCGGGGCCCAGCCAAGGGCGGAGTACGCTACCACCCGGACGTGACTCTCTCTGAAGTGATGGCCTTGGCCGCCTGGATGACCATTAAAAACGCCGCGGTGAACCTACCCTACGGCGGGGGCAAGGGGGGCATCCGGGTAGATCCAAGGAAGCTTTCCCCCGCCGAGATCGAGCGCCTGACCCGACGCTACACTTCTGAGATCGGTATCATCATCGGGCCCGATAAAGACATCCCGGCCCCCGACATGGGCACGGGGCCGCGCGAGATGGCCTGGATGATGGACACCTACTCCATGAACGTGGGCCGTACCGCCTCTGGGGTGGTCACCGGCAAGCCGATTGCGGTGGGTGGTTCGCTGGGGCGTCAGGACGCCACCGGGCGTGGGGTGTTCGTAACCGCGGCCGCAGCGGCGGAGAAGATCGGGTTGCCGGTGGAGGGGAGCCGGGTGGTGGTGCAGGGCTTCGGCAATGTGGGGAACGCGGCGGCCCGCATCTTCCATGATGCAAAAGCCAAGGTGGTGGCTCTTTCCGACGTGACCGGTGCAGTGCGCAACGATGCGGGCATCGACCCCTATGAGGTGCTCAAGTGGGTTGCGGTACACGGGGGGGTGCGCGGCTACCCTGGCGCGGAGGCCATCTCGAGCGCGGAGTTATTCGAGGTCCCCTGTGAGTTTCTCGTCCCGGCGGCGCTCGAGAAGCAGATCACCGAGCACAACGCCTGGAAGATCCAAGCCAAGATCATCGCCGAGGGGGCCAACGGCCCCACCACCCCGGCTGCCGATGACATCCTAAATGAACGCGGCATCCTGGTGGTGCCCGACGTGGTGGCCAACGCAGGTGGGGTCACGGTCTCGTACTTCGAGTGGGTGCAGGATTTCAACTCTTACTTCTGGACCGAGGCCGAGATCAACCAGAAGCTCGAGCGCATCATGCGCCACGCCTTCGAGGCGGTCTGGCAGGTAGCGCAAGACAAGAAGGTCTCCCTCCGCACCGCTGCTTACATCGTGGCGGCTACCCGGGTGCTGGAGGCTCGGGCATTGCGCGGGCTCTACCCTTAA
- the uvrC gene encoding excinuclease ABC subunit UvrC, translated as MHLADLPPLPEAPGVYQWWKGSSVIYVGKAKSLKARVSSYFHGEGKALTIASEADRLEFIVTRDEVEALLLEANLIKLHRPRYNVLMKDDKHYPFLKLTNEPYPILLIVRRVDNDGARYWGPFPDGGAVRRIKRLIDRIFPIRKNSGVPLKKRRYPCLNFSMGRCLAPCIGQADPAAYREMVRQVEQVLDGKVSELLGDLELKMRQAARNQDFERAAEIRDQMEAVRSFFGTVQQAYDPELGDLDFLGLARAGRYAIVQLYQVRGGQMLGRNSRFIEDVEEASDQELLWAFLRDYYLEATPLPPLVLLPSEVEDMGALSQFLSSRAGKKVEVRIPQRGDKTRLLELAEKNARTALETEMRLLERKGDHPGLVALKDVLGLSVRPYRIEGYDISNLFGESPVASITVFEGGRPKKAEYRRMKIKTDSKSPDDYLALEQAIYRRFTGSLSASMAVPDLLLIDGGLGQVRAAQKGLERAGIQIPLVGLAKREETLILPNGRSIELPLTHPALQLLIFQRDETHNNGLQFHRKLRSQKALKSVFDNIPGIGPKRKEALLAQFSTLEELKAMDAERLAKLPGMDKRSAEAVLKALSQVG; from the coding sequence ATGCACCTCGCGGACTTGCCGCCTCTGCCTGAAGCCCCCGGGGTTTACCAGTGGTGGAAGGGAAGCAGCGTCATCTATGTAGGCAAGGCTAAAAGCCTCAAGGCCCGGGTGAGCAGCTACTTCCACGGCGAGGGCAAGGCCCTTACTATTGCGAGCGAGGCCGACCGGCTCGAGTTCATCGTCACCCGCGATGAAGTAGAGGCCCTCTTACTCGAGGCCAACCTGATCAAGCTGCATCGCCCGCGCTACAACGTCCTAATGAAGGACGATAAGCACTACCCCTTCCTCAAGCTGACCAACGAACCCTACCCGATTTTGCTCATCGTGCGGCGGGTGGATAACGACGGAGCCCGCTACTGGGGGCCCTTTCCCGACGGAGGCGCGGTGCGGCGGATCAAACGCCTCATCGACCGCATCTTCCCCATCCGCAAAAACTCCGGGGTTCCCCTCAAGAAGCGGCGCTACCCCTGCTTGAACTTCTCCATGGGCCGCTGCCTGGCCCCCTGCATCGGCCAGGCCGACCCGGCAGCCTACCGGGAGATGGTGCGGCAGGTCGAGCAGGTGCTAGACGGCAAGGTGAGCGAGTTGCTGGGGGATCTCGAGCTCAAGATGCGCCAAGCCGCCCGCAATCAGGACTTTGAACGGGCCGCCGAGATCCGTGACCAGATGGAGGCCGTGCGCTCGTTCTTCGGCACCGTCCAACAAGCCTACGACCCAGAGTTGGGCGACCTGGATTTTTTGGGCTTGGCCCGGGCTGGGCGCTACGCTATCGTGCAGCTTTACCAGGTGCGGGGTGGGCAGATGTTAGGCCGCAACAGCCGATTCATCGAGGACGTGGAGGAAGCCAGTGATCAGGAACTGCTGTGGGCGTTCCTGCGCGACTACTACCTCGAGGCTACCCCCCTCCCCCCGCTGGTGCTGCTACCCAGCGAGGTCGAGGATATGGGCGCTCTATCACAGTTTCTCAGCAGCCGAGCAGGGAAAAAAGTCGAGGTGCGGATTCCCCAGCGCGGCGACAAAACCCGGCTTTTGGAGTTAGCCGAGAAGAACGCCCGCACCGCCCTCGAGACCGAAATGCGCCTGCTCGAGCGCAAGGGCGACCATCCTGGCTTGGTTGCCCTCAAGGACGTACTGGGACTCTCCGTCCGGCCCTACCGCATCGAGGGGTATGACATCAGCAACCTCTTTGGGGAAAGCCCGGTGGCCTCGATCACGGTGTTCGAGGGGGGCCGGCCCAAAAAGGCCGAATACCGGCGGATGAAGATCAAGACCGACTCGAAAAGCCCCGACGACTATTTGGCCCTGGAGCAAGCCATCTACCGGCGCTTTACTGGCTCGCTCTCGGCGAGCATGGCCGTGCCGGACCTGCTGCTCATTGACGGCGGCTTAGGGCAGGTGCGGGCAGCGCAGAAGGGGCTCGAGCGGGCCGGAATCCAAATCCCGCTGGTGGGCCTGGCCAAACGCGAGGAGACCCTAATCCTACCCAATGGGAGATCCATCGAACTCCCGCTCACCCACCCGGCCTTGCAGCTGCTCATCTTTCAGCGCGACGAGACCCACAATAACGGTCTCCAATTCCACCGCAAGCTGCGGAGCCAGAAAGCCCTCAAAAGTGTCTTCGACAACATCCCCGGCATCGGGCCCAAGCGCAAGGAAGCCTTGCTGGCGCAGTTCTCAACGCTCGAGGAACTCAAGGCGATGGACGCGGAGCGGCTCGCCAAGCTGCCGGGGATGGATAAACGTAGTGCCGAGGCGGTGCTGAAAGCGCTCAGCCAGGTTGGGTAG